In Tribolium castaneum strain GA2 chromosome 4, icTriCast1.1, whole genome shotgun sequence, one DNA window encodes the following:
- the LOC103314978 gene encoding XK-related protein 6: protein MAYYLFNKDPKLMDPLELKGKLREEVSLLKLATLFAVALFQLCTIFKAQDQLFATSFADNEILTVVISFISGGITFIFNARISILKKENYCGVIFLAFLCTLISSTVLSVCRGYTGVFTQSIAPLLQFLQLQNLFRYMFVCEYAIRCKKATCDEEQKKNYYSMVDAEADVAVVFLLDCFLREVPQKVVHVVRLLQGHIDITTILCLDQIPFIISLALQSWTITSYHKNIKNQQSNAISYQTMAVYFLWNLCVLLPRIICIGAAISLSFFYTSIAITIHWIAYTFWLYGDIKPLKFYNESRIWHFLFCSVFGVVYLFKPVNLQRETMRNVYVCFYAISFVENTSALTVWFISDSYSSLNCKILFTVTTTVVFILGILIMILYYKTFEQKIGKTEEENDIEICIV from the exons ATGGCCTACTACCTTTTTAACAAGGACCCTAAGTTGATGGATCCCCTCGAACTTAAGGGTAAACTGCGTGAAGAAGTATCCTTATTAAAACTCGCTACACTGTTTGCGGTTGCACTTTTTCAATTGTGCACAATTTTCAAAGCCCAAGATCAGCTCTTCGCTACCAGTTTTGCTgacaatgaaattttaacagtGGTCATTTCTTTCATTTCTGGGGGTATTACTTTCATCTTCAATGCACGAATCTCAATACTGAAGAAGGAAAATTATTGTGGTGTTATATTTTTGGCTTTCCTGTGCACGTTGATAAGCAGCACAGTCTTATCAGTTTGCCGCGGCTATACTGGCGTTTTTACGCAATCAATCGCGCCATTATTGCAGTTTCTGCAACTACAGAATCTGTTCCGTTATATGTTCGTTTGTGAATATGCGATTCGATGCAAAAAGGCCACTTGTGACGaagaacagaaaaaaaattattactcgaTGGTTGATGCTGAAGCCGATGTCGCGGTTGTCTTCTTGTTGGACTGCTTTCTACGAGAAGTGCCCCAGAAAGTCGTTCATGTGGTCCGACTTTTGCAAGGGCACATTGACATCACGACCATTTTGT gTTTGGACCAAATTCCTTTTATCATATCTCTGGCTCTACAATCCTGGACAATTACGTCCTatcacaaaaacattaaaaaccaaCAGAGCAACGCCATTTCGTACCAAACCATGGCCGTTTATTTCCTATGGAATTTGTGCGTTTTACTTCCAAGGATTATTTGCATTGGGGCCGCAATTTCTTTATCGTTTTTCTACACAAGCATTGCCATAACAATTCACTGGATTGCCTACACGTTTTGGCTTTATGGAGATATTAAACCTTTAAAGTTTTACAACGAAAGTCGAATTTGgcactttttgttttgctCAGTTTTTGGTGTCGTCTATCTTTTTAAACCAGTGAACTTGCAAAGAGAGACGATGCGAAATGTTTATGTTTGCTTCTATGCGATTTCTTTCGTAGAGAATACAAGTGCCTTAACCGTGTGGTTCATAAGCGACAGTTACTCAAGTTTAAACTGTAAGATTTTGTTTACTGTGACGACTACAGTTGTTTTTATTCTTGGAATTCTTATCATGATTTTGTATTATAAAacatttgaacaaaaaatcgGAAAGACAGAAGAAGAGAATGATATTGAGATATGCATAGTTTAG
- the LOC103315023 gene encoding XK-related protein 4, with protein MVNYNFNKTLSTERLVHQTDENYKVSFFKMFKSLIVTLLLGGNIIYVQYLLFYHDEINWSYPEPAYLTTLVIYFLSAAINMCFSIRIHKMSENSNDSCNFVTKLIVTGVLIAVHIYFSVFMHANLQKSETNSSGFDKVVTIFVAVIFLFLQITSFLNHVSVAQYAVQCRFASSDSKRIKFFKQMVEAEADADLISTLDCYLRAAPQLIVQFAAIVHNKWSFDQIPVLQIFFIFIAFAITPWSITSFNGSLRKQQRCEIRWKAKIIYYLWHFFVMGSRIAGVGAVAAFWPSQTKILTVIHWTLMTTWLLTTVKPTHFSNFNNFWHFLFCSVFGAVYFFNPVNLGNQPTRAKYLCFYLIMFVENVVANVGWFVADNEVTPVWKIAFVAFNQFLFVFGIGFMVTYYVKFHPSNTQKGAPQNVEPLQETAV; from the exons ATGGTGAACTATAACTTCAACAAAACTCTTTCTACGGAAAGACTGGTGCACCAAACGgacgaaaattacaaagtttcGTTCTTCAAAATGTTTAAGAGTCTTATTGTGACTCTCCTTCTCGGAGGAAACATAATCTACGTGCAATACCTCCTGTTCTACCATGATGAAATCAACTGGAGTTATCCCGAGCCGGCATATCTCACAACTCTCGTAATTTACTTCCTCAGCGCTGCCATAAATATGTGCTTCAGCATTCGCATCCACAAAATGAGCGAAAACTCAAACGATTCGTGCAATTTCGTGACAAAACTCATAGTGACCGGTGTACTTATCGCagttcatatttatttttccgtGTTCATGCACGCGAATCTCCAAAAAAGTGAGACAAACTCAAGCGGGTTCGACAAAGTGGTTACAATTTTCGTGGCTGTGATCTTCCTATTTCTCCAGATTACATCATTTCTGAACCACGTTTCAGTGGCTCAGTATGCTGTCCAGTGCAGATTCGCTTCTAGCGATTCAAAGcgaatcaaattttttaaacaaatggtGGAGGCGGAAGCCGATGCTGATCTGATCAGCACCCTCGACTGCTATCTGCGTGCTGCTCCTCAACTCATTGTCCAATTTGCTGCAATCGTCCACAACAAATGGAGTTTCGACCAAATCCCCG ttcttcaaatattttttattttcatcgcTTTCGCAATAACACCCTGGTCCATCACCTCGTTTAATGGCTCCCTCCGAAAGCAACAGCGTTGTGAAATCAGGTGGAAAGCCAAAATAATTTACTACCTGTGGCATTTTTTCGTCATGG GTTCCCGCATTGCTGGTGTTGGGGCTGTTGCGGCTTTTTGGCCATCACAGACGAAAATCCTGACTGTGATTCATTGGACTCTCATGACAACTTGGCTCCTAACCACCGTTAAACCAACTCACTTttccaactttaataatttctggCATTTTCTGTTCTGTTCAGTTTTCGGAGccgtgtatttttttaatcctgTGAATCTCGGAAATCAACCAACACGAGCGAAATATCTTTGCTTTTATCTCATAATGTTTGTGGAAAATGTTGTAGCTAATGTTGGTTGGTTTGTTGCAGACAACGAAGTTACTCCCGTTTGGAAAATAGCGTTCGTTGCTTTTAATCAATTCCTTTTTGTGTTCGGGATTGGTTTTATGGTAACTTATTACGTTAAATTCCACCCAAGCAATACTCAAAAGGGTGCGCCTCAAAATGTTGAACCTCTTCAAGAGACTGCTGTTTAA
- the Ir25a gene encoding ionotropic receptor 25a isoform X1 — MLKLVAFILYCTNLANGQTTQNINVLFVNEEGNLVAEKAVDVATNYIKKNNKLGVNADPVKVVGNRTDASGLLDSLCSSYNEMIANSMNPHLVLDTTMTGLASETVKSFTAALGLPTISASFGQEGDLRQWRNIDENEKEYLVQISPPADVIPEIIRSLVLSKNVTNAAILFDDSFVMDHKYKSLLQNVATRHVIAPIKEADKIGDQLRQLRKLDIVNFFILGSFENIKRVLDAADSVGFFNRKFSWHAITQDKGELKCNCRNATITLAKPLIDAQYQDRLGLIKTSYQLNAEPEIAAAFYFDLALYSFLAVKEMIADGVWKRNNATNYITCDDFDGKNTPRRAGLNLKKYFSKEVSETPTYGPISIVSNGYSFMEFTMQISAVGVRESSSDKSVPLGSWKAGYDNNLTLVDPQIMKNYTADVVYRVVTVEQKPFIIKDETAPKGYKGYCIDLIQRISEILNFDYEITPVGDQKFGNMDENGKWNGVVRELMEKRADIGLGSMSVMAERENVIDFTVPYYDLVGITILMKLPKTPTSLFKFLTVLENEVWLCILAAYFFTSFLMWVFDRWSPYSYQNNREKYKDDEEKREFNLKECLWFCMTSLTPQGGGEAPKNLSGRLVAATWWLFGFIIIASYTANLAAFLTVSRLDTPIESLDDLSKQYKIQYAPLNGSSTMTYFERMANIEAKFYEIWKDMSLNDSLSEVERAKLAVWDYPVSDKYTKMWQAMKEAGLPNTLDEAVKRVKDSRSSSEGFAYLGDATDIRYLEITSCDLQMVGEEFSRKPYAIAVQQGSPLKDQFNTAILQLLNRRELERLKEKWWSKNPEAKKCDKQEDQSDGISIQNIGGVFIVIFVGIGLACITLAFEYWWYKYRKGGKVVDVQAKHSDVATKINDGFHAKINKLYPRSRF, encoded by the exons ATGCTCAAACTCGTCGCATTCATCCTGTATTGCACAAATTTGGCAAACGGGCAAACCACGCAAAACATCAACGTTT TATTTGTGAACGAGGAAGGCAATTTAGTTGCGGAAAAAGCCGTCGATGTTGCCACCAATtacataaagaaaaacaacaagCTGGGGGTCAATGCCGACCCTGTCAAGGTCGTGGGCAACAGGACTGATGCCTCGGGACTCCTAGATTCAT TGTGTAGCAGTTACAATGAAATGATTGCAAACTCGATGAACCCACATTTGGTCCTCGACACAACCATGACAGGACTCGCCTCAGAAACGGTAAAATCGTTCACCGCAGCCTTGGGTTTGCCAACGATAAGCGCGAGCTTTGGCCAGGAAGGCGATTTGCGCCAGTGGCGCAATATCGACGAAAATGAGAAGGAATATCTCGTGCAAATTTCACCACCAGCTGACGTAATCCCGGAAATAATCCGCTCCTTAGTCCTTAGCAAAAATGTGACAAACGCTGCGATCCTCTTCGATGATTCTTTCG TCATGGACCACAAGTACAAGTCTCTGCTCCAAAACGTGGCCACGCGACACGTCATTGCCCCGATTAAAGAAGCTGACAAAATCGGCGATCAGTTGCGACAGCTCCGCAAACTCGACATTGTCAATTTCTTCATTTTGGGCAGTTTTGAAAACATCAAACGTGTCTTGGACGCTGCGGACAGTGTCGGTTTCTTCAACCGGAAGTTCTCCTGGCATGCCATCACACAAGACAAGGGCGAACTGAAATGTAACTGCAGAAACGCAACGATTACGTTGGCCAAGCCTTTGATCGACGCCCAGTATCAGGATCGTCTCGGACTTATCAAAACCTCTTATCAGCTGAATGCCGAACCGGAGATCGCAGCTGCCTTCTACTTCGACCTAGCCCTTTACTCATTCCTCGCAGtcaa GGAAATGATCGCTGATGGTGTTTGGAAGCGAAACAACGCGACAAACTACATAACTTGCGACGACTTTGACGGGAAAAACACCCCGAGGCGTGCGGGccttaacttgaaaaaatacttCAGCAAGGAAGTTTCCGAAACCCCAACTTATGGCCCCATTAGCATTGTTTCAAACGGTTACAGTTTCATGGAGTTTACCATGCAGATAAGTGCGGTGGGAGTGCGCGAAAGCTCGTCGGATAAGTCGGTACCTTTGGGCTCTTGGAAGGCGGGTTATGATAACAATTTAACGCTTGTGGATCcgcaaattatgaaaaattataCGGCCGATGTGGTCTACCGTGTTGTCACGGTTGAG CAAAAACCGTTCATTATTAAGGACGAAACGGCCCCCAAAGGCTACAAGGGCTATTGCATTGATCTAATACAAAGAATAAGTGAGATATTGAACTTTGATTATGAAATTACTCCGGTTGGTGACCAGAAATTCGGAAATATGGACGAGAATGGCAAGTGGAATGGCGTAGTTCGAGAATTGATGGAGAAAAGGGCTGATATTGGGCTCGGGTCAATGTCAGTCATGGCCGAAAGGGAAAACGTGATTGATTTCACGGTCCCGTATTATGATCTGGTCGGAATTACGATTTTGATGAAGCTGCCAAAGACTCCAACTTCGCTTTTCAAGTTCTTGACGGTGCTCGAGAACGAGGTTTGGTTGTGCATTTTGGCGGCCTATTTCTTCACCAG TTTTTTGATGTGGGTCTTCGACCGGTGGAGCCCTTACAGCTACCAGAACAACCGCGAAAAGTACAAGGACGACGAGGAAAAGCGCGAATTTAACCTGAAGGAATGTTTGTGGTTTTGTATGACATCACTGACACCACAAGGCGGAGGCGAAGCGCCGAAAAATTTATCTGGTCGGTTGGTTGCAGCCACTTGGTGGCTCTTCGGTTTCATTATCATTGCCTCATACACTGCGAATCTTGCGGCTTTCTTGACCGTTTCGCGCTTGGATACTCCCATCGAGTCCTTGGACGACTTATCCAAACAGTACAAAATTCAATATGCACCGCTTAACGGATCGTCCACTATGACTTACTTCGAACGAATGGCAAACATTGAGGCGAAGTTTTACGA GATTTGGAAGGATATGAGCTTGAATGATAGCCTTTCGGAAGTGGAGAGGGCGAAATTAGCAGTTTGGGATTATCCAGTCAGTGATAAATACACCAAGATGTGGCAAGCTATGAAGGAAGCTGGTTTACCAAACACTCTGGACGAAGCTGTGAAACGGGTGAAGGATTCCCGGTCTTCAAGCGAAGGTTTTGCCTATTTGGGTGATGCCACTGATATCAGATATCTCGAAATCACAAGTTGTGACCTGCAAATGGTCGGCGAGGAATTTTCCAGAAAACCGTACGCAATCGCCGTTCAACAAGGATCACCCTTGAAGGACCAATTCAATACGGC AATTTTGCAATTACTCAATCGCCGCGAACTCGAACGACTGAAGGAGAAATGGTGGAGCAAAAACCCGGAAGCCAAGAAATGTGACAAACAAGAGGACCAGTCCGACGGAATCAGCATTCAGAACATTGGGGGCGTTTTCATTGTCATTTTCGTAGGAATTGGACTGGCTTGTATCACACTAGCGTTTGAGTACTGGTGGTATAAATACAGGAAAGGCGGGAAAGTGGTGGACGTCCAAGCCAAACATTCCGATGTGGCGACGAAAATTAACGACGGGTTTcatgcaaaaataaacaagttgTATCCACGATCACGATTTTAA
- the Ir25a gene encoding ionotropic receptor 25a isoform X2, with amino-acid sequence MIANSMNPHLVLDTTMTGLASETVKSFTAALGLPTISASFGQEGDLRQWRNIDENEKEYLVQISPPADVIPEIIRSLVLSKNVTNAAILFDDSFVMDHKYKSLLQNVATRHVIAPIKEADKIGDQLRQLRKLDIVNFFILGSFENIKRVLDAADSVGFFNRKFSWHAITQDKGELKCNCRNATITLAKPLIDAQYQDRLGLIKTSYQLNAEPEIAAAFYFDLALYSFLAVKEMIADGVWKRNNATNYITCDDFDGKNTPRRAGLNLKKYFSKEVSETPTYGPISIVSNGYSFMEFTMQISAVGVRESSSDKSVPLGSWKAGYDNNLTLVDPQIMKNYTADVVYRVVTVEQKPFIIKDETAPKGYKGYCIDLIQRISEILNFDYEITPVGDQKFGNMDENGKWNGVVRELMEKRADIGLGSMSVMAERENVIDFTVPYYDLVGITILMKLPKTPTSLFKFLTVLENEVWLCILAAYFFTSFLMWVFDRWSPYSYQNNREKYKDDEEKREFNLKECLWFCMTSLTPQGGGEAPKNLSGRLVAATWWLFGFIIIASYTANLAAFLTVSRLDTPIESLDDLSKQYKIQYAPLNGSSTMTYFERMANIEAKFYEIWKDMSLNDSLSEVERAKLAVWDYPVSDKYTKMWQAMKEAGLPNTLDEAVKRVKDSRSSSEGFAYLGDATDIRYLEITSCDLQMVGEEFSRKPYAIAVQQGSPLKDQFNTAILQLLNRRELERLKEKWWSKNPEAKKCDKQEDQSDGISIQNIGGVFIVIFVGIGLACITLAFEYWWYKYRKGGKVVDVQAKHSDVATKINDGFHAKINKLYPRSRF; translated from the exons ATGATTGCAAACTCGATGAACCCACATTTGGTCCTCGACACAACCATGACAGGACTCGCCTCAGAAACGGTAAAATCGTTCACCGCAGCCTTGGGTTTGCCAACGATAAGCGCGAGCTTTGGCCAGGAAGGCGATTTGCGCCAGTGGCGCAATATCGACGAAAATGAGAAGGAATATCTCGTGCAAATTTCACCACCAGCTGACGTAATCCCGGAAATAATCCGCTCCTTAGTCCTTAGCAAAAATGTGACAAACGCTGCGATCCTCTTCGATGATTCTTTCG TCATGGACCACAAGTACAAGTCTCTGCTCCAAAACGTGGCCACGCGACACGTCATTGCCCCGATTAAAGAAGCTGACAAAATCGGCGATCAGTTGCGACAGCTCCGCAAACTCGACATTGTCAATTTCTTCATTTTGGGCAGTTTTGAAAACATCAAACGTGTCTTGGACGCTGCGGACAGTGTCGGTTTCTTCAACCGGAAGTTCTCCTGGCATGCCATCACACAAGACAAGGGCGAACTGAAATGTAACTGCAGAAACGCAACGATTACGTTGGCCAAGCCTTTGATCGACGCCCAGTATCAGGATCGTCTCGGACTTATCAAAACCTCTTATCAGCTGAATGCCGAACCGGAGATCGCAGCTGCCTTCTACTTCGACCTAGCCCTTTACTCATTCCTCGCAGtcaa GGAAATGATCGCTGATGGTGTTTGGAAGCGAAACAACGCGACAAACTACATAACTTGCGACGACTTTGACGGGAAAAACACCCCGAGGCGTGCGGGccttaacttgaaaaaatacttCAGCAAGGAAGTTTCCGAAACCCCAACTTATGGCCCCATTAGCATTGTTTCAAACGGTTACAGTTTCATGGAGTTTACCATGCAGATAAGTGCGGTGGGAGTGCGCGAAAGCTCGTCGGATAAGTCGGTACCTTTGGGCTCTTGGAAGGCGGGTTATGATAACAATTTAACGCTTGTGGATCcgcaaattatgaaaaattataCGGCCGATGTGGTCTACCGTGTTGTCACGGTTGAG CAAAAACCGTTCATTATTAAGGACGAAACGGCCCCCAAAGGCTACAAGGGCTATTGCATTGATCTAATACAAAGAATAAGTGAGATATTGAACTTTGATTATGAAATTACTCCGGTTGGTGACCAGAAATTCGGAAATATGGACGAGAATGGCAAGTGGAATGGCGTAGTTCGAGAATTGATGGAGAAAAGGGCTGATATTGGGCTCGGGTCAATGTCAGTCATGGCCGAAAGGGAAAACGTGATTGATTTCACGGTCCCGTATTATGATCTGGTCGGAATTACGATTTTGATGAAGCTGCCAAAGACTCCAACTTCGCTTTTCAAGTTCTTGACGGTGCTCGAGAACGAGGTTTGGTTGTGCATTTTGGCGGCCTATTTCTTCACCAG TTTTTTGATGTGGGTCTTCGACCGGTGGAGCCCTTACAGCTACCAGAACAACCGCGAAAAGTACAAGGACGACGAGGAAAAGCGCGAATTTAACCTGAAGGAATGTTTGTGGTTTTGTATGACATCACTGACACCACAAGGCGGAGGCGAAGCGCCGAAAAATTTATCTGGTCGGTTGGTTGCAGCCACTTGGTGGCTCTTCGGTTTCATTATCATTGCCTCATACACTGCGAATCTTGCGGCTTTCTTGACCGTTTCGCGCTTGGATACTCCCATCGAGTCCTTGGACGACTTATCCAAACAGTACAAAATTCAATATGCACCGCTTAACGGATCGTCCACTATGACTTACTTCGAACGAATGGCAAACATTGAGGCGAAGTTTTACGA GATTTGGAAGGATATGAGCTTGAATGATAGCCTTTCGGAAGTGGAGAGGGCGAAATTAGCAGTTTGGGATTATCCAGTCAGTGATAAATACACCAAGATGTGGCAAGCTATGAAGGAAGCTGGTTTACCAAACACTCTGGACGAAGCTGTGAAACGGGTGAAGGATTCCCGGTCTTCAAGCGAAGGTTTTGCCTATTTGGGTGATGCCACTGATATCAGATATCTCGAAATCACAAGTTGTGACCTGCAAATGGTCGGCGAGGAATTTTCCAGAAAACCGTACGCAATCGCCGTTCAACAAGGATCACCCTTGAAGGACCAATTCAATACGGC AATTTTGCAATTACTCAATCGCCGCGAACTCGAACGACTGAAGGAGAAATGGTGGAGCAAAAACCCGGAAGCCAAGAAATGTGACAAACAAGAGGACCAGTCCGACGGAATCAGCATTCAGAACATTGGGGGCGTTTTCATTGTCATTTTCGTAGGAATTGGACTGGCTTGTATCACACTAGCGTTTGAGTACTGGTGGTATAAATACAGGAAAGGCGGGAAAGTGGTGGACGTCCAAGCCAAACATTCCGATGTGGCGACGAAAATTAACGACGGGTTTcatgcaaaaataaacaagttgTATCCACGATCACGATTTTAA
- the LOC659761 gene encoding uncharacterized protein LOC659761, with translation MLFLRKLVSPSPCVCVNFVRHAKRIVDPGIRRRKELLQLDESEEIDDFDDFETDFMEVHKSHKQHLREAEVEREKMKYHIVKQRYFKEKFPNFLTWHDKEQIRYLYRTDPNEWTIERLSESFPALPEVIKKIIKSNWDKPSQNKITNHDTAVQNNWKLFKNGKMGDLPADLAQHLNKFTNRALNLNQFKLPDFKTNVVTVGKKIGTEFSDIVTSYGGSHQNEDEKLEIEAKTLPDKKSKSRKPVTLNQLQVKLVKRAELGKQIDENEKCIVSSVKTEEEKIEVKHDLVDLSHNKFQTGVQLHKKEEKDLSHLNYPEVITIPKSALKKGCIYKLNDCYYDDDGEFLYRVPGMSQ, from the exons atgTTATTTCTGAGAAAACTAGTTTCACCTTCTCCCTGCGTTTGTGTTAATTTTGTCCGACATGCGAAGAGAATCGTTGATCCCGGAATACGAAGACGCAAGGAATTATTACAACTCGACGAATCCGAAGAAATTGACGATTttgacgactttgaaaccgaTTTTATGGAAGTACACAAGTCCCATAAACAACACCTTCGAGAAGCAGAGGTTGAGagggaaaaaatgaaatatcaCATTGTAAAGCAACggtattttaaagaaaagtttccgaattttttaacttggcATGATAAGGAACAAATTCGGTATTTGTACCGTACTGATCCGAATGAGTGGACGATTGAACGGTTATCTGAGAGTTTTCCAGCATTGCCGGAAGTCATCAAG aaaattatcaAATCAAATTGGGACAAACCAAGTcagaataaaattacaaatcacGACACTGCGGTCCAAAATAACTGgaagttgtttaaaaacggGAAAATGGGGGATTTACCTGCGGATTTGGCCCAACATTTGAATAAGTTTACAAATCGCGCACTCAATTTGAATCAGTTTAAATTACCAGACTTTAAAACCAATGTAGTGACTGTtgggaaaaaaattggaacGGAGTTTTCTGATATTGTGACTAGTTACGGTGGTAGCCACCAAAATGAGGATGAAAAACTAGAAATAGAAGCAAAAACTTTGCccgataaaaaatcaaaaagtcgAAAACCTGTCACACTTAATCAGCTTCAAGTAAAACTGGTCAAAAGGGCAGAATTAGGTAAGCAAATCGATGAGAACGAAAAATGCATAGTAAGCAGTGTGAAGACGGAGGAAGAGAAAATTGAAGTAAAACACGACTTGGTTGATTTGTCCCACAACAAATTTCAAACTGGGGTCCAACTTCACAAAAAAGAGGAAAAGGATTTGTCTCATTTGAATTACCCGGAAGTTATCACCATACCCAAATCTGCGCTAAAGAAAGGCTGTATTTACAAACTCAATGATTGTTACTACGACGATGACGGCGAATTTTTGTATCGAGTCCCAGGAATGtcgcaataa
- the LOC659695 gene encoding peroxisomal N(1)-acetyl-spermine/spermidine oxidase translates to MESSEAPSSGKDSSQCKVLIVGAGMAGLSAAYHLSKNGFNDYKLLEARNRVGGRIVQIKMGSEPVELGANWIHGVLGNPVYELAMQHGLVDIMQTPKPHKVIAATENGKQVPFATLHEIYEAYLCFLRRCEEYFLSQYLPPEGIDSVGDHIKLEISLYLDKVQDPRDRHLRELLFECLLKRETCISGCDDMSEIDLLELGTYTELQGGNITLPGGYSSILGPVTQAIPAENLLVGHPVSQIRWNLNKRNSIDNGNDSDDSDRTVIEETTKESNSPNVEVHCDNGKVFKADQLICTIPLGVLKYNKDTLFQPPLPEYKREAIDRLLFGTVDKILLEYERPFLHPSITEVLLLWESDTEHPEGQNDLSKNWYKKIYSFSKITETIILGWISGKEAEYMETLSKDEIKDTCTTVLRKFLNDPFIPKPKNVVCTSWHSQPYTRGSYTAIAVGASQIDIECLAQPLFLDEEETKPVVLFAGEHTHCNFYSTVHGAYLTGRTAAQAVLHADAPQEMVLDCEDDADLSSWVQGICLE, encoded by the exons ATGGAAAGCTCCGAAGCCCCCTCAAGCGGAAAAGACTCGTCGCAATGTAAAGTGTTGATCGTGGGGGCGGGCATGGCGGGGCTCTCCGCCGCCTACCACCTCTCCAAGAACGGTTTCAACGACTACAAGCTCCTGGAGGCCCGCAACCGGGTCGGGGGCCGTATCGTGCAAATTAAAATGGGGAGCGAACCGGTGGAACTGGGGGCCAACTGGATCCACGGAGTGCTGGGCAACCCCGTGTACGAACTGGCAATGCAGCACGGTCTCGTCGACATTATGCAAACGCCCAAACCCCATAAAGTAATCGCGGCGACCGAAAACGGGAAGCAAGTCCCTTTTGCAACCTTGCACGAAATCTACGAAGCATATCTGTGTTTTCTGCGGCGCTGCGAGGAGTATTTTTTATCGCAGTATTTGCCCCCTGAAGGCATCGACAGTGTGGGTGATCACATTAAGTTAGAGATTAGTTTGTATCTGGACAAGGTCCAGGACCCGCGTGATAGACACTTGAGGGAACtgttgtttgagtgtttgttGAAACGGGAGACTTGTATCAGTGGGTGCGACGATATGAGCGAAATTGACTTGCTCGAGTTGGGGACGTACACGGAGCTGCAAGGGGGGAATATCACGCTTCCAGGGGGGTACAGCTCCATTTTGGGGCCCGTGACGCAAGCCATTCCCGCGGAAAACCTGCTAGTGGGGCACCCGGTGTCCCAAATCCGGTGGAATCTCAACAAGAGGAACAGTATCGACAACGGGAACGACTCGGATGATTCCGACCGGACTGTGATTGAGGAAACCACGAAAGAATCAAATTCGCCCAACGTTGAAGTACATTGTGATAACGGGAAAGTATTCAAAGCCGACCAACTCATCTGCACCATTCCGTTAGGGGTCCTAAAGTACAATAAAGACACTCTTTTCCAACCACCTTTACCCGAATATAAACGCGAGGCGATTGACCGGTTGCTATTCGGGACCGTAGATAAGATTTTACTAGAGTACGAAAGACCGTTTTTACACCCCAGTATTACCGAAGTTTTGCTCTTGTGGGAGTCAGATACTGAGCATCCCGAAGGTCAGAATGACCTGagcaaaaattggtacaaGAAAATCTACTCGTTTTCCAAAATCACTGAAACTATTATCCTCGGCTGGATTTCGGGGAAAGAAGCTGAGTATATGGAGACGTTGTCAAAAGACGAGATTAAAGACACCTGCACGACTGTTTTACGGAAGTTCCTCAATGACCCTTTCATACCCAAACCAAAAAATGTAGTTTG CACAAGCTGGCACAGTCAGCCCTATACCCGCGGCTCCTACACTGCGATAGCCGTGGGGGCCTCACAGATCGACATCGAGTGTCTGGCACAACCCCTATTCCTCGACGAGGAAGAAACTAAA CCTGTGGTATTATTCGCTGGCGAACATACCCACTGTAATTTTTACTCAACAGTTCATGGGGCTTATTTAACTGGGAGAACAGCGGCACAAGCAGTTTTACACGCAGATGCCCCCCAGGAAATGGTGCTAGATTGTGAAGATGATGCCGATTTGAGTTCGTGGGTGCAAGGAATCTGTCTTGAGTAA